Part of the Natronobacterium gregoryi SP2 genome, GGTCGGGGCGCAATGTTCTCTGCAGCACCGAACGCGATCGGGAGCGAGATCAACACGCCGGTAAACGTCGCGACGAACGCCATCGCGATCGTCTCCCCCATGTAGCCGACGACCCGATCGACGTTTTCGCTCGCCGTGTTCGGCGGCACCATCGCCTCGAGGAGCAATAGGCCGTTGTTCACGCCGGTAAGCAGCCGTCCGAGGCTAACGTCCGCCAGCAGGGAGACGAGCGACCAGAGGACGAACAACGTCGCTCCGACGTAAACGGCCCACTTTACACGATGATTCCCGAACGTAGTCGGCCGCCGCCAGGTACGATCCGGCGGAAACTCCGAGTGTCCCTCTTCTGTCGCCATCTCAGTCCCCCGTGATTGTGGATTTGTCGGTGGGTTCTGTCTCGCCGGTGACGGTGTCGGAGCCCTCGACGTAGTTGCTCGAGGACTCGCCTGCGAGCGCTTTGCCGCGGTAGATGACATCTTTCGCGTTCTCGTCGAGGTCCGCCGTCGGGCCATCGAAGACGAGTTCCCCCTCGTGCAAGCCGAGAATGCGATCGGCGTACTCGACGGCCAGGTGGACTTCGTGGATGTTGATCAGGACGGGAATGTTCCGTTCGGCTGCGATCTCGGTGAGCAGTTCCATCACGGCGTGTGAGGTGTCCGGATCGAGGCTGCTGGTCGGTTCGTCGGCGAGCAGGATTTTCGGTTCCTGGACGACAGCACGGGCGATCCCGACGCGCTGGCGTTGCCCACCGGACAGTTCGTCCGCGCGTTTGTTCTCCATCCCACCGAGACCGACCGTCTCGAGGATATCGTAGGCCATTTCGACGTCTTCCTGGGGGAAGT contains:
- the phnC gene encoding phosphonate ABC transporter ATP-binding protein, which encodes MLEVTNLRKVYPTGDEALTGVSTTIEGNEIVAMIGPSGAGKSTFIRCINRLTDPTEGEVTLDGTELTALDSGEMKTARRNVGMVFQEYNLVERLTVMENVLSGRLGYVSNWAALRRNFPQEDVEMAYDILETVGLGGMENKRADELSGGQRQRVGIARAVVQEPKILLADEPTSSLDPDTSHAVMELLTEIAAERNIPVLINIHEVHLAVEYADRILGLHEGELVFDGPTADLDENAKDVIYRGKALAGESSSNYVEGSDTVTGETEPTDKSTITGD